The window CAGCCCCGGCTGGCTCTGGGCCGCCCGTCTCGGTCAGGGCGCCGCGGCCTCCGCGTTCTCGCCGTCCGCGTCCGCACTGGTCGCCCGGCTGAACCCGGCGGCCAAGCACGGGCGGGCGTTCGGCGGTTACGGCTTCTACAAGTCCATCGGCTACACCCTGGGCCCGCTGCTCGGCGGCGTCCTGGTCTGGGCCGGTGGCCTGCGGCTGCTGTTCACGGTGCTGGCGGTGCTCGGCGCGGCGGTCGCACTCTGGGCCGCGCTCGCCGTCCCGCACGTACCCCCGCTGCCCAAGCAGCGGCAGACGGTACTGGACCTGGCCCGGCGCCTGGCCGACCCGGCCTTCCTGCGGCCCACGGCCGCCCTGGCCGGCGCCACCGCCGCGCTCTCCGTCGGCGTCGGCTTCCTGCCGGTCTCCGGCGCCACCGCCGGGCTCGGCACGGTCGCGACCGGCGCCGCGGTGTCGGTGCTGGCGGCCTGCGCGGCCGTCGTACAGCCGAAGGCCGGGCGGGCCCTGGACGACGGCCGCCTCACCGCCCGAGCCGGCCTGACCGCCGGGCTGCTGATCACGGCGGCGGGGCTGGCCTGCGCGATGCTGCCCGGCCTGGCGGGCGTCCTCCTCGCCGCCGTCCTGATCGGCATCGGCACCGGCCTGATCACCCCGCTCGGCTTCGCCGCCCTGGCCGCCTCCACCCCTGCCGAGCGGCTCGGCCAGACCATGGGCTCCGCCGAACTGGGCCGCGAACTCGGCGACGCGGGCGGCCCGCTGCTGGTCGCCGCCGTCGCCTCGGCGGCCACCCTCACCTGGGGCTACGCCGCCCTTGCCGTCCTCCTCGCCACCGGCCCCGCCCTCGCCGTGGCCCGCCGGAACCGAACTGCCGGATATCAATAACAGCGCATCACACATATTCCGAATTTCATCGTCCGGGCCCTGTCGTTGGATATTCCAGATAATCACCGTTGACGGATATTCCCCCGAATGCCAGATGTCCTGCACGGCGTGGCGCTCGTTGATGTGGCGTGACTTGGCGGGAAACACATGTAGATGAGGATCATCCGTTCCGCTTGCGGCAGGCAGTTGATCAGACCGCTGCGGAAGGCATCACGCACTGCTCTGATCTGCTCGATGACTTTCTCAGAACCATCAGCCGTATGGAGAGTGAATATCTTCGGGCGGCGATGGAGGGGGAGAGGTTCTAGGAATGCGCACCGACTACGAGGCGGTCGACGAACAGCCTCATTACACGCAGCAGCTCGACATGCAGAACCTCTGGCACGTCCCTGATTCGACGATCTCGTCGTCGGGCGGCTGGGATCTGGACGAAGAGCTGGCCCAGATGCTGAACACGACGCAGGGCCTGACGATTCCGGGGCTGTCGGCGCAGGGCCTGGATCCTGCTCCTGCTCCGGCTCCCGCCCCACCCTCGCCGGACAGTGACCGGCCCCTGCCCCGCCCGGTCCATCGACGGCGGCCTCAGCCCAGCGCTCACGTCCTTCCCAGAAACCCGAAGATCATCACCGTCGCGGTCCTGGTCACACTCATCACCCTGTGTGCGGGCACGATGCTCACCTGGTCAATTTCGTATTCGTACGATCAGCTGCGTTCCATTGCGCTGCTCGTGGTCTCCCCGAAGCTGGCCCATTGGTGGCCGTTGACGGTGTACGGGCCGTGGCTGCTGGCAGGGCTTTCCATTCTGCGAGCATCCGTTCAGCGCCGAACCGCTCGCCGGTCCTGGGCTGTCATGCTCGTTTCCTCCGGCACGGCGGTGGCTCTGTGCATCGGCCAGTCGCCGCATTCTCTGCTCGCGATGGTGGTCGTCGGAATTCCGCCGATCACCGCCCTGGTCTGCTTTCGCGAGCTCGTCGGCCAGTTCTCGTCGCGGCCCGGCCCCCGGCATGCCGCTGACACGGTGAACGGGCCCAAGCAGCCGAGGTCGTAACCGCGCAGGGGTCAGGACTGGTACGGCTGCTGCGGCTGCCCGTACTGCTGCTGACCGCCGTGACCGCCGCCGGCGACGGCCTGCGTCTGGAGCTGCTCCGCCTGCTCCTTGGTCACCTTCTGCTCGGCGCCGCAGAAGGTGCACTGCGTCGCGTACTTCGTCGAGATCGGGAACAGCGGCACGAAGAACAGCGTGAACTTCGTGACGCGCTTCCTGAGTGTGTGCGCGGAGGGGTTCCCGCAGTGGCCGCACACCAGCGTGAGTATCGCCAGCTGGTAGAGGTAGCCCTTGGTACCGAAAATGATCACGCCTGGGTCCTTCCTGATCAGTTCCTGCCGTGTAGTGGATCGTACGGCTGTGCGCGCCGGCGGGGTGGAATGCGACGGCGGGGTGGAACGCGACGGCGCCCCCTGCCCGATGTGGACAGGGGGCGCCGGGGCGGCCGTAGGGCTACTTCACCGGCTCGGGCTCCGGCTCGCTCTCCGCCTCCGCCGCGTCCTCGGGGTCGACCGGCGTCTTGACCGAGTCCAGCAGCAGCTGGGCGACGTCGACGACCTGGATGGACTCCTTGGCCTTGCCGTCGTTCTTCTTGCCGTTGACCGAGTCGGTCAGCATGACGAGGCAGAACGGGCAGGCCGTCGAGACGATGTCCGGGTTGACCGAGAGAGCCTCATCAACACGCTCGTTGTTGATGCGCTTGCCGATCCGCTCCTCCATCCACATCCGCGCACCACCGGCGCCACAGCAGAAGCCGCGCTCCTTGTGGCGGTGCATCTCCTCGTTGCGGATGCCCGGGACGCTGGCGATGATCTCGCGCGGGGGCGTGTAGATCTTGTTGTGGCGGCCCAGGTAGCAGGGGTCGTGGTAGGTGATGATGCCCTCGACCGGGGTCACCGGGACCAGCTTGCCCTCGTCCACCAGGTGCTGGAGCAGCTGGGTGTGGTGGATGACCTCGTAGTCGCCGCCGATCTGCGGGTACTCGTTGCCGATCGTGTTGAGGCAGTGCGGGCAGGTGGCGACGATCTTCTTCGCCGACTTCGGCTTCTTCGACTCGGGCGTGACGTTGCCCTCGTCGTCCATCTCCTCGCCGAACGCCATGTTCAGAGCCATGACGTTCTCCATGCCGAGCTCCTGGAACAGGGGCTCGTTGCCGAGGCGGCGGGCGGAGTCACCGGTGCACTTCTCGTCGCCGCCCATGATCGCGAACTTCACGCCCGCGATGTGCAGCAGCTCGGCGAAGGCCTTGGTGGTCTTCTTGGCCCGGTCCTCCAGGGCGCCGGCGCAGCCGACCCAGTACAGGTACTCGACCTCGGTGAGGTCCTCGATGTCCTTGCCGACGACCGGGACCTCGAAGTCGAGTTCCTTGAGCCACTCCAGGCGCTGCTTCTTGGCCAGGCCCCAGGGGTTGCCCTTCTTCTCCAGGTTCTTGAGCATCGTGCCCGCCTCGGACGGGAACGCGGACTCGATCATCACCTGGTAGCGGCGCATGTCGACGATGTGGTCGATGTGCTCGATGTCGACGGGGCACT of the Streptomyces sp. T12 genome contains:
- a CDS encoding MFS transporter, translated to MWPLYAAGFTTAFGAHGIAANLGGYSEDAVTSLLVLGGLLALYDGAEVVLKPLFGTLADRIGARPVLLGGLVAFAVASAAYVVADSPGWLWAARLGQGAAASAFSPSASALVARLNPAAKHGRAFGGYGFYKSIGYTLGPLLGGVLVWAGGLRLLFTVLAVLGAAVALWAALAVPHVPPLPKQRQTVLDLARRLADPAFLRPTAALAGATAALSVGVGFLPVSGATAGLGTVATGAAVSVLAACAAVVQPKAGRALDDGRLTARAGLTAGLLITAAGLACAMLPGLAGVLLAAVLIGIGTGLITPLGFAALAASTPAERLGQTMGSAELGRELGDAGGPLLVAAVASAATLTWGYAALAVLLATGPALAVARRNRTAGYQ
- a CDS encoding DUF2637 domain-containing protein; this encodes MRTDYEAVDEQPHYTQQLDMQNLWHVPDSTISSSGGWDLDEELAQMLNTTQGLTIPGLSAQGLDPAPAPAPAPPSPDSDRPLPRPVHRRRPQPSAHVLPRNPKIITVAVLVTLITLCAGTMLTWSISYSYDQLRSIALLVVSPKLAHWWPLTVYGPWLLAGLSILRASVQRRTARRSWAVMLVSSGTAVALCIGQSPHSLLAMVVVGIPPITALVCFRELVGQFSSRPGPRHAADTVNGPKQPRS
- a CDS encoding zinc-ribbon domain-containing protein, with the protein product MIIFGTKGYLYQLAILTLVCGHCGNPSAHTLRKRVTKFTLFFVPLFPISTKYATQCTFCGAEQKVTKEQAEQLQTQAVAGGGHGGQQQYGQPQQPYQS